A stretch of Grus americana isolate bGruAme1 chromosome 24, bGruAme1.mat, whole genome shotgun sequence DNA encodes these proteins:
- the FOXRED1 gene encoding FAD-dependent oxidoreductase domain-containing protein 1 isoform X1, producing MARRGVVNRGVVYAQGAWRGAWPSGMLRWGRALRPRREGAPGGAPGGAPGRPLRTAAPLSSDIFRELGRGLGRLGQTLKDQLPALEHGAGGWTPPGTPAGPRPPEEADVVVVGGGVVGWSVAFWLKALEGRRHGMRVLVVERDPTYSRASTVLSAGGIRQQFSLRENIQMSRFSASFLRNINEHLGVPNEPPIDIQFQPSGYLFLAPPQRAAKLEATVRLQREEGAQVALLSPTQLKAKFPWMDTEDVAVASYGLEDEGWFDPWTLLNAFRYKAMSLGVHSCSGEVQGFITSAEDTVSLQTARIKYVHIHMPDSLEYQPVTCAIVINAAGAWAEEVMGAAGLPGVLCQPPLPIQPRKRYVFSWHCPNGPGFSCPFLIDTTGAYFRRDGIAGNYLGGMSPPEEDEPDTSDLSVDHDFFQERVWPRLARRVPAFESLRPRGAWAGFYDYNAFDRNGVLGRHPKLENLFLAAGFSGHGLQHAPAVGRAVAELVVKGRYESLDLRRLGCRRLVEGEPLEEDGVV from the exons ATGGCGAGGAGGGGCGTGGTGAATCGGGGCGTGGTTTATGCGCAGGGGGCGTGGCGAGGGGCGTGGCCAAGCGGCATGCTGCGCTGGGGGCGCGCTTTGCGCCCGCGGAGGGAgggggccccggggggggccccggggggggccccGGGCCGCCCCCTCCGCACCGCGGCCCCGCTCAGCTCCGACATCTTCCGCG AGCTGGGGCGGGGGCTGGGGCGCCTGGGTCAGACCCTGAAGGATCAGCTGCCGGCTTTGGAGcacggggcagggggctggacccccccggggacccccgcGGGCCCACGCCCCCCCGAAGAAGCCgacgtggtggtggtggggggcgGCGTGGTGGGCTGGTCCGTGGCGTTCTGGCTGAAGGCGCTGGAGGGCCGGCGGCACGGCATGAGGGTGCTGGTGGTGGAGAGGGACCCCACG TATTCCCGCGCCTCCACGGTGCTGTCGGCGGGGGGGATCCGGCAGCAGTTTTCCCTCCGGGAAAACATCCAGATGTCACGCTTCTCCGCCAGCTTCCTCCGCAACATCAAC GAGCACCTCGGGGTGCCAAACGAGCCCCCCATCGACATCCAGTTCCAGCCCTCGGGGTACCTCTTCCTCGCCCCCCCGCAGCGCGCGGCCAAGCTGGAGGCCACCGTCCGGCTCCAGAG ggaggaaggggcGCAGGTGGCCCTGCTGTCCCCCACCCAGCTGAAGGCAAAATTCCCCTGGATGGACACGGAGGACGTGGCTGTGGCGTCCTACG GTCTGGAGGATGAAGGCTGGTTCGACCCCTGGACCCTCCTCAACGCTTTCCGGTACAAAGCCATGTCCCTGGGGGTCCACAGCTGCTCCGGGGAGGTGCAAG GTTTCATCACCTCGGCTGAGGACACCGTGTCGCTGCAGACCGCACGCATCAAATACGTCCAC ATCCACATGCCGGACAGCCTGGAGTACCAGCCGGTCACCTGCGCCATCGTGATCAACGCCGCCGGCGCCTGGGCCGAGGAGGTGATGGGGGCGGCCGGGCTGCCGggggtgctgtgccagcccccCCTGCCCATCCAGCCCAGGaagag gtACGTGTTCTCCTGGCACTGCCCCAACGGCCCCGGCTTCTCCTGCCCCTTCCTCATCGACACCACCGGTGCTTATTTTCGCCGCGACGGCATCGCCGGCAACTACCTGGGCGGCATGAGCCCCCCCGAG gaGGACGAGCCGGATACGAGCGATCTCTCGGTGGATCACGATTTTTTCCAGGAGCGGGTCTGGCCGCGGCTGGCTCGGCGCGTCCCGGCGTTCGAATCCCTCCGTCCCCGGGGGGCTTGGGCTGGGTTCTATGACTATAACGCTTTCGATCGTAACGGGGTGCTGGGCCGTCACCCCAAattagaaaatttatttttagcagcGGGTTTTAGCGGCCACGGGTTACAACACGCGCCCGCCGTCGGCAGAGCCGTGGCCGAGCTGGTGGTGAAGGGACGGTACGAGAGTTTGGATCTGCGGAGGTTGGGGTGCAGGAGGTTGGTGGAGGGGGAGCCGCTGGAGGAGGACGGAGTGGTTTGA
- the FOXRED1 gene encoding FAD-dependent oxidoreductase domain-containing protein 1 isoform X3, translated as MARRGVVNRGVVYAQGAWRGAWPSGMLRWGRALRPRREGAPGGAPGGAPGRPLRTAAPLSSDIFRELGRGLGRLGQTLKDQLPALEHGAGGWTPPGTPAGPRPPEEADVVVVGGGVVGWSVAFWLKALEGRRHGMRVLVVERDPTYSRASTVLSAGGIRQQFSLRENIQMSRFSASFLRNINEHLGVPNEPPIDIQFQPSGYLFLAPPQRAAKLEATVRLQREEGAQVALLSPTQLKAKFPWMDTEDVAVASYGLEDEGWFDPWTLLNAFRYKAMSLGVHSCSGEVQGFITSAEDTVSLQTARIKYVHIHMPDSLEYQPVTCAIVINAAGAWAEEVRVLLALPQRPRLLLPLPHRHHRCLFSPRRHRRQLPGRHEPPRGGRAGYERSLGGSRFFPGAGLAAAGSARPGVRIPPSPGGLGWVL; from the exons ATGGCGAGGAGGGGCGTGGTGAATCGGGGCGTGGTTTATGCGCAGGGGGCGTGGCGAGGGGCGTGGCCAAGCGGCATGCTGCGCTGGGGGCGCGCTTTGCGCCCGCGGAGGGAgggggccccggggggggccccggggggggccccGGGCCGCCCCCTCCGCACCGCGGCCCCGCTCAGCTCCGACATCTTCCGCG AGCTGGGGCGGGGGCTGGGGCGCCTGGGTCAGACCCTGAAGGATCAGCTGCCGGCTTTGGAGcacggggcagggggctggacccccccggggacccccgcGGGCCCACGCCCCCCCGAAGAAGCCgacgtggtggtggtggggggcgGCGTGGTGGGCTGGTCCGTGGCGTTCTGGCTGAAGGCGCTGGAGGGCCGGCGGCACGGCATGAGGGTGCTGGTGGTGGAGAGGGACCCCACG TATTCCCGCGCCTCCACGGTGCTGTCGGCGGGGGGGATCCGGCAGCAGTTTTCCCTCCGGGAAAACATCCAGATGTCACGCTTCTCCGCCAGCTTCCTCCGCAACATCAAC GAGCACCTCGGGGTGCCAAACGAGCCCCCCATCGACATCCAGTTCCAGCCCTCGGGGTACCTCTTCCTCGCCCCCCCGCAGCGCGCGGCCAAGCTGGAGGCCACCGTCCGGCTCCAGAG ggaggaaggggcGCAGGTGGCCCTGCTGTCCCCCACCCAGCTGAAGGCAAAATTCCCCTGGATGGACACGGAGGACGTGGCTGTGGCGTCCTACG GTCTGGAGGATGAAGGCTGGTTCGACCCCTGGACCCTCCTCAACGCTTTCCGGTACAAAGCCATGTCCCTGGGGGTCCACAGCTGCTCCGGGGAGGTGCAAG GTTTCATCACCTCGGCTGAGGACACCGTGTCGCTGCAGACCGCACGCATCAAATACGTCCAC ATCCACATGCCGGACAGCCTGGAGTACCAGCCGGTCACCTGCGCCATCGTGATCAACGCCGCCGGCGCCTGGGCCGAGGAG gtACGTGTTCTCCTGGCACTGCCCCAACGGCCCCGGCTTCTCCTGCCCCTTCCTCATCGACACCACCGGTGCTTATTTTCGCCGCGACGGCATCGCCGGCAACTACCTGGGCGGCATGAGCCCCCCCGAG gaGGACGAGCCGGATACGAGCGATCTCTCGGTGGATCACGATTTTTTCCAGGAGCGGGTCTGGCCGCGGCTGGCTCGGCGCGTCCCGGCGTTCGAATCCCTCCGTCCCCGGGGGGCTTGGGCTGGGTTCTATGA
- the FOXRED1 gene encoding FAD-dependent oxidoreductase domain-containing protein 1 isoform X2 produces MRRGRGEGRGQAACCAGGALCARGGRGPRGGPRGGPRAAPSAPRPRSAPTSSAYSRASTVLSAGGIRQQFSLRENIQMSRFSASFLRNINEHLGVPNEPPIDIQFQPSGYLFLAPPQRAAKLEATVRLQREEGAQVALLSPTQLKAKFPWMDTEDVAVASYGLEDEGWFDPWTLLNAFRYKAMSLGVHSCSGEVQGFITSAEDTVSLQTARIKYVHIHMPDSLEYQPVTCAIVINAAGAWAEEVMGAAGLPGVLCQPPLPIQPRKRYVFSWHCPNGPGFSCPFLIDTTGAYFRRDGIAGNYLGGMSPPEEDEPDTSDLSVDHDFFQERVWPRLARRVPAFESLRPRGAWAGFYDYNAFDRNGVLGRHPKLENLFLAAGFSGHGLQHAPAVGRAVAELVVKGRYESLDLRRLGCRRLVEGEPLEEDGVV; encoded by the exons ATGCGCAGGGGGCGTGGCGAGGGGCGTGGCCAAGCGGCATGCTGCGCTGGGGGCGCGCTTTGCGCCCGCGGAGGGAgggggccccggggggggccccggggggggccccGGGCCGCCCCCTCCGCACCGCGGCCCCGCTCAGCTCCGACATCTTCCGCG TATTCCCGCGCCTCCACGGTGCTGTCGGCGGGGGGGATCCGGCAGCAGTTTTCCCTCCGGGAAAACATCCAGATGTCACGCTTCTCCGCCAGCTTCCTCCGCAACATCAAC GAGCACCTCGGGGTGCCAAACGAGCCCCCCATCGACATCCAGTTCCAGCCCTCGGGGTACCTCTTCCTCGCCCCCCCGCAGCGCGCGGCCAAGCTGGAGGCCACCGTCCGGCTCCAGAG ggaggaaggggcGCAGGTGGCCCTGCTGTCCCCCACCCAGCTGAAGGCAAAATTCCCCTGGATGGACACGGAGGACGTGGCTGTGGCGTCCTACG GTCTGGAGGATGAAGGCTGGTTCGACCCCTGGACCCTCCTCAACGCTTTCCGGTACAAAGCCATGTCCCTGGGGGTCCACAGCTGCTCCGGGGAGGTGCAAG GTTTCATCACCTCGGCTGAGGACACCGTGTCGCTGCAGACCGCACGCATCAAATACGTCCAC ATCCACATGCCGGACAGCCTGGAGTACCAGCCGGTCACCTGCGCCATCGTGATCAACGCCGCCGGCGCCTGGGCCGAGGAGGTGATGGGGGCGGCCGGGCTGCCGggggtgctgtgccagcccccCCTGCCCATCCAGCCCAGGaagag gtACGTGTTCTCCTGGCACTGCCCCAACGGCCCCGGCTTCTCCTGCCCCTTCCTCATCGACACCACCGGTGCTTATTTTCGCCGCGACGGCATCGCCGGCAACTACCTGGGCGGCATGAGCCCCCCCGAG gaGGACGAGCCGGATACGAGCGATCTCTCGGTGGATCACGATTTTTTCCAGGAGCGGGTCTGGCCGCGGCTGGCTCGGCGCGTCCCGGCGTTCGAATCCCTCCGTCCCCGGGGGGCTTGGGCTGGGTTCTATGACTATAACGCTTTCGATCGTAACGGGGTGCTGGGCCGTCACCCCAAattagaaaatttatttttagcagcGGGTTTTAGCGGCCACGGGTTACAACACGCGCCCGCCGTCGGCAGAGCCGTGGCCGAGCTGGTGGTGAAGGGACGGTACGAGAGTTTGGATCTGCGGAGGTTGGGGTGCAGGAGGTTGGTGGAGGGGGAGCCGCTGGAGGAGGACGGAGTGGTTTGA